From the genome of Leptotrichia sp. HSP-342:
CATATTCATCAGAATTATTTTCAAATTTATCAATATTTTTTACAAATTCCAGTTTCTCTATTCTCATAAAACTCTCCATTTTTTATTTCTTTTATGATTTAATTTTTTCTGTTTTTCTATTTTTTCCAATTCTTCTAATTCTTTATTTATTTTCAAAGCTTGATTATATTTCCCTTGCTTTTCATATAATTTGGCTAAACTCGTTAATGCAAGTTCCTTATGTGCAAGTTCTTTTGCTTTTAAAAGACTATTTTCAGCCTTGCCGTAATCTCCTTTCATTTCATAAACTTCTGCTAACAAACGCAATAATCTTGCTCTTTTTTCTTCAATCCGTTTCACATTATCTTCTGAATGTGAAAATAATTTTTCCGATTCTTTTAATAACCATTCTTCAGCTTTGTCATAATCTTTTTTCCACATATAAAGTTCCCCTAAAAGTCTTTCTGCATTCGGATATTTTTCATTAACAAGCTCCTTGTAGAGTTTTTCAGCTTCATCAAAGTAATCGTGCCTCTGATAATAAAAAGCCAAAGCATTTTTTACCTCAATATTTTTATTTAAATTTCTTTTAAATGCTTCCACCACTTCGCTATTAATTTCTTTCCTTTCTCCATACACCCACACTCTAAACAATGTATCTTCACTATAATCTCCCTGATCCATTGCCTTTATATAATATTTTCTTGCATTCATTTCATCTCTCTGATTAGCATAAATCTGTCCTGCAAATGCACTTGCTTCCTTCACTCCTCTGTCCGAGCCTTTTCTTGCCCATTTGAGTGCCTTTTCTTTTCCCCCTCTCGCACTATAGTTTCTTGCTAGATAATAATCTGCTATTGGAATATCCTTTTCCACACTTTTAAAATACACTACCCCAATTCGTAAATATTTTTCCTGAACTTCTAGCCCCTTTTGCAAAATTTTTTCTTTTTCTGCCATTGTCGGATTCTTCTTCATTTCAGCAATTTCCGTTTTTGCCTTTTTTAAAGCTCCTTTTTCCTCCTCCGAGAAAGGAATACCCCCACTACAGCTCACTAAAAATAATACACTTACCAAAATTAAAATTATCTTTTTCATAACTTGCCCTTTCTATATTTTTTCAATATTAACAAAATTTATATTTTAAATTTTATACAGTAATATTATACCCTATTTTTTATCTAATATTTCCTTTTTAATACTAGACCTCATTTAAATAGTGAATTTATCATAAATTGCAATATTAATTGCGACATTTTACCAATTTTTTTAAATAGCCTACGTTTTTATTATTTACTTCAGTCATCTAAATTTAATATCCCAATTTTCTTAACCATTTTTCTACTTTTTTTATTTTATCAAATCTATATACTTTTACTGCATATCAAAAAATAAAGGTTATAAAATTGTTTTAAATTTCACAAAAAAGTGCTATAATGAAAAAATGCAATAAATTTTGAAGGGAGGAAAATTAAAATGTTATTTGAAGCTCAATCGAATGAAGAACGCCGTCAGATGATTTTAAATGGGAAAGTTATTAATACTTTACTTTTTTTATCTATTCCAACATTGCTTGTCGGAATTATTCAAGCACTTATCCCACTCTCAGACAGTCTATTTTTAAATAGGCTCACAAGTGTGGAAGTTGCCAGCTCCGTCACGTTTAGCCAGCCTGTACTGAATATTATGATTGCATTTTCACAGGGGCTTGGCGTGGCCACACTGGTTATGCTTGGACGGCTGTATGGAAAAGGGCGTATGTTGGCTGTTAAGGAGACGATGTTGCAAATTTTTGTATTCAGTTTTTTTATTGGGCTTTTGTTAATTCCTGTATGTATGTTTACAGCTCTTTTAATTTCAAATAACACAACCTCTGAAATTCGTAACAATGTTTATACATATATTTCGCTTTATTCACTCATAATGCCCTTTGTATTTTTGGCTGCCATTTACAATTCTTCAAAAAATGCAATTGGACGTCCTGAGGTTACATTTGTTAGAATTTTTCTTTTGTTAATTTTAAAAATTATTTTTAATTCAATTTTTTTATATGTTTTAAAAATGGGAATTGTGGGTGCAGTAATGGCATCACTCTTTTCTTACATAGTTGTTACGATCTGGATGTTTTACGATTTATTTTTAAAAAGTGGAGATATAAAACTTAATTTACGAAGTTACACAATAAAATTGCCAATTATAAAACGATTATTAAAAATCGGTTTTCCTTCAATGTTAAATTACGCCTTCTTGTATCTTGGATTTTTTCTTATAAACAAGGAAATGGAAAAATTTGGAGCTGTTGCCTTAAATGCTCAGGGAATTGCTTCCAATATCAATGCAATCTGCTTTATTTTACCATCCTCAATAGGAACCACCGTTTCCTCAATGATTAGTATAAATATGGGAATTGGAAATGTAAAAAAATCTAAGGATGTGTTTAAGGTGGGCTGGATAACTGGCGTTACTATTTCAATTTTGACTATTGCCTTAATCCTGCCTATTTCATTACCACTCGTATTAACTTTTACAAAGGTTCAAAAAGTAATAGAAATTGCTGACAAGGCTCTCCATATTTACACATACTCAGTAATCGGATTCAGTATCTTTATGATAGCACAAGGAGTTTTTATAGCACTTGGAAGAACAAAAGTTCCGTTAGTTATGTCAATTTTAAGAATCTGGCTATTAAGATACATCTTTATTTTACTGACACAAAAATATCTTGGACTTTATTCAATATTCTGGGGAAATTTATTTTCAAATACACTGGCTGGAATAATATTCTTTATTTTAGTAAAAGTTATTGACTGGAAGAAAGGAATAAAAGCTGGAAAATAATAAAAAATAATTTAGTTGAATAAATTATAAATTAGTTATCAAACAGCCTTATTATAGAAAATTATTCCTATTTTTAAACAGAGTTTAGTATAAATATAATTTTAACAACACAATTAACAAAAGATGTAATGGATAAAAACTGTAAAACATATATTTTTTTGATTCATTTTATCTCCTAATTTCTTTGTCTAGATGAAATATTTTCGATGTATCTCATTAATTTCTTTTACTTTTAGCCTTTAATATCAAATCACAAAAATAACTATTATACTTTTCAATAGTTATTATTCAAAAAAAAACAGAAATCTAAATCCCAATAAAAATTTCCACTATATTTCTTATTTTCTGTAATACAGTCTGTTTTTTCGCCTCTCTTGCTCCCTTTCTACGTGAAGTTGGTGGTAGGATGCTGTCTAATTCTGCACCAGCATAATCAACAAATCCTTTATTTATAGATTTTTCTATAAAACGTTTTGAATCTTTCTTTAAACTCTCATTTTTTATTAATTCATTAATTTTTATTTCTTTTTCTTTATTTGCGTATTTATAAAATGATTCAAGAATATCACTGCTATTTTTCAGTTCAGATAAATCAGTTTTATTAATAAAATTCATGACTAAATCTTCTTTAGCTCTTGTTCCTAAACTCGTTCTAATAATTCTACGTATTTCAGACTTTAAACTTTCAATATCGTCGTGTTCTTCTGATTTCTTCAAAATCAAGGATAAAATATAATCAAGATTTATTTCATCTGTTTTAAGCAAATCAATTTGAAATTCAATGTCAGAAAAATCAATTTCCTCTTCTCCATTTCTATTTTCATCATTTTTTCTAGCATTTCTTATATCTTCACAAATATCCACATAAACACTCTTCATGTCCTGCATTTGTCTATCTGATATTATTTTTTCAAAATTTTCAAATTCATCAAAATTTCTAAGTATATTTTCTGATTTAAGCAGTTCTCCAAATAATTCTGCAAATTCTTTTTTCTCTGAATCAAGTTCTATTTCTACTGGATTTGGAAACTTATCAACTATTTCATTACATAAATCAACATATCCTTTCATTGATTTTCCTGTTTCTTCGTCTGTAAATCCGTTAATATATTCATCGTAACTTTTTTCCAGAATTACATTAACACTGTTTTCATCTCCAAAAGTCTTTATTGCATCCTCAGTAGCTTTTTCAAGATTTCTAAAACATACAATGTTACCAAATGTCTTAACTTTATTTAAAATACGGTTTGTTCGGGAAAATGCCTGAATTAAACCATGGTATCTCAAATTTTTGTCAACAAAAAGCGTATTTAAAGTTGGAGCATCAAATCCAGTAAGGAACATTCCTACAACAATTAAAAGATCTATTTCCTTATCCTTAACCTTTTGGGATAAGTCCTTATAATAGTTCTGAAATTCCTTTCCATTTGTAGAATAATTAGTTTTAAAATATCCATTGTAATCTGATATTACTTTATCTAAAAATTCTTTAGAACTTGAGTCCATCGCACCTGGTTCAAAATTTTCATCCGGAATATCTCCTATTGCATTCTGTTCTTCATTAGCAGTAAAACTATATATTGTCGCTATTTTTAGTCTCTTTTCTTCAGAAATATCCCTCTGCTGTTTTTTAAACTCTTCATAATAAAGTTTTGCCGCTTCTACGCTTTGCACTGCAAACATTGCATTAAACCCAATTAATCGTCTATGTTTCAAATCATACTGTTCATTTCTATGAGTTTTTGTATTATACACTTTTAAGATATATTCTGTTATCTCAGAAATACGTTCAGGATGCAAAAGCATTTTCTTTTCAATTGCCTTAATCTTTTTTTCGTCAGTTTCACTTTCAGCAGATTTGAATTTTGGTCTGATATCGTTGTAATCAACTTTAAATTTTAGAACTTTTTCATCCCGAATGGCATCCGTTATAACATAACTATGAAGCTGTGCTCCAAAAATTCCTGCTGTTGTTTCAACTCCAAGAGCATTTTCAGGAAAAATAGGAGTTCCTGTAAATCCAAACTGATAATAATGTTTGAAAGATTTTCTTATGTTCTTTTGTGCATCTCCAAACTGTGAACGATGACACTCATCATATATTATTACACAATGTTTATCATAAATTTCGTGATTTGAATTTTTCTTAACAAATTCATTCAATTTCTGAATAGTTGTAACAACTATTTTATTATCCTGTTTTTCTATACTTCGTTTAAGTTCTTTTGTATCCCTACTTCCATTTACGCTATCAGGCTGAAATTTCTGATATTCCTTCATTGTCTGATAATCCAAATCTTTTCTGTCGACTACAAAAAACACTTTGTCTATATAATCAAGCTCTGTAGCAAGTTTTGCAGTCTTAAAGGAAGTCAAAGTCTTACCTGAACCTGTTGTATGCCAGATAAATCCTCCTGCTTCTATTTTTCCTGCTTTTCTACTTTGAAAGCTAGATTCTATTTTCCATAAAATACGCTCCGTTGCTGCAATCTGATAAGGTCTCATTATAAGGAGTGTATTATTTGAGTCAAAAACACAATATTTTGTCAGCACTTCGAGCATTGTACGTTTTTCAAAAAATGTTGCTGTAAAATCTTCCAAATCCCTGATAACTCTATTTTTTGCATCTGCCCATTCACATGTAAACTCATAATGATTTTTATTTTGTGCAGTAGTATTTGCAAAATAACGTGTATAAGTTCCATTTGAAATTACAAATATCTGCACATATTTATAAAGTGAATTTTCAGCATTGAAGCTTTCCTTACTATATCTATGAATCTGGTTAAATGCCTCATGAAGATTTACACCACGTTTTTTCAATTCTATATGAACAAGCGGCAGTCCATTAACCAGTATAGTTACATCATAACGGTTATTATGAGTTCCTTCCTGTCTAACCTGATTTGTTACTTGCAAAAAGTTATTGTGGATATTCTTTTTATCAATAATTTTTATATTTTTCAGATGTCCGTCATCAAAAGTAAAGTCATGAATATGATTTTCCTGAATTTTTCTAGTTTTTTCTATCATACCGTCATTTGGTGAATCAAGAAATTCAACTAAAAAACGTTTCCATTCTTCATCCGTAAAAGTTACTTTATTTAGCTTTTCAATCTGTATTTTTAAATTTTTATACAAATCATCTGATGTTTTTCCATTAAACTTCTCATAACCCTGCTGTACAAGATTTTTTATCATACTTTCTTCAAGTTCTGCTTCACTCTGATAAGATTCCTGCACCTGCAATATTTTTTCATAATTAGCTAAAATAATCCCATTTGTCATTTCAGCAATAGTTGATGTTTCATAAACTGCACTTTTTTCTGACATTTAAAAATTCACTCCTTTTATATTTCTCCCCCTTTTAAATGTCTATTTTTCAAAATTCAATAATTTTTCCCTGTAATATTCATACTGTTTCTGTCTTAATTCTATTTCTTTTGGTAATCCCTGTGATAAATCACTGACTAAAGCATCAAATTTATCCAGAATTGATACAATATATTCTTGTACTGGCAGTGGAGGTAGTGGGATTTTATATTCCATTATTTTTTCTTTATCCCCACGTGGCATTTTAGCCCCTTTTGAATATTTAATGTTATAGTCAAAAAACTTTTCATCCGATAAAATTTGATAAAGATATCTAGATAATATTTTATTTTTATGTTTCTTATCTATGTTAATTACTAAAACATCTCCATTCGTTCCTCCCTCAATATCAGCAAGCCATATTTTACGCAAATATGGTCTTATATTTCCAATTAAAACATCTCCCATATTAAATTTTACTGAATTTCCTTCTGTTGGAACATTATTTGAATCTATTTTACCTAATCTATTTTTTAATAAATTTTCTACTCCAACGTAGTTTTTTTCATTTAAATTTTCAAACGATATTCTATCTTTTGAATATTTTGCTACTTCACTTAATTTTTTCCACTCAACTTTATCACTTACATCTATTCCAACAATTTTTGCTGCTTCTTTAAGTAATTCAAAAAATTCACTCGTTATTTGTC
Proteins encoded in this window:
- a CDS encoding restriction endonuclease subunit S, which encodes MTSEFFELLKEAAKIVGIDVSDKVEWKKLSEVAKYSKDRISFENLNEKNYVGVENLLKNRLGKIDSNNVPTEGNSVKFNMGDVLIGNIRPYLRKIWLADIEGGTNGDVLVINIDKKHKNKILSRYLYQILSDEKFFDYNIKYSKGAKMPRGDKEKIMEYKIPLPPLPVQEYIVSILDKFDALVSDLSQGLPKEIELRQKQYEYYREKLLNFEK
- a CDS encoding MATE family efflux transporter, translated to MLFEAQSNEERRQMILNGKVINTLLFLSIPTLLVGIIQALIPLSDSLFLNRLTSVEVASSVTFSQPVLNIMIAFSQGLGVATLVMLGRLYGKGRMLAVKETMLQIFVFSFFIGLLLIPVCMFTALLISNNTTSEIRNNVYTYISLYSLIMPFVFLAAIYNSSKNAIGRPEVTFVRIFLLLILKIIFNSIFLYVLKMGIVGAVMASLFSYIVVTIWMFYDLFLKSGDIKLNLRSYTIKLPIIKRLLKIGFPSMLNYAFLYLGFFLINKEMEKFGAVALNAQGIASNINAICFILPSSIGTTVSSMISINMGIGNVKKSKDVFKVGWITGVTISILTIALILPISLPLVLTFTKVQKVIEIADKALHIYTYSVIGFSIFMIAQGVFIALGRTKVPLVMSILRIWLLRYIFILLTQKYLGLYSIFWGNLFSNTLAGIIFFILVKVIDWKKGIKAGK
- a CDS encoding type I restriction endonuclease subunit R is translated as MSEKSAVYETSTIAEMTNGIILANYEKILQVQESYQSEAELEESMIKNLVQQGYEKFNGKTSDDLYKNLKIQIEKLNKVTFTDEEWKRFLVEFLDSPNDGMIEKTRKIQENHIHDFTFDDGHLKNIKIIDKKNIHNNFLQVTNQVRQEGTHNNRYDVTILVNGLPLVHIELKKRGVNLHEAFNQIHRYSKESFNAENSLYKYVQIFVISNGTYTRYFANTTAQNKNHYEFTCEWADAKNRVIRDLEDFTATFFEKRTMLEVLTKYCVFDSNNTLLIMRPYQIAATERILWKIESSFQSRKAGKIEAGGFIWHTTGSGKTLTSFKTAKLATELDYIDKVFFVVDRKDLDYQTMKEYQKFQPDSVNGSRDTKELKRSIEKQDNKIVVTTIQKLNEFVKKNSNHEIYDKHCVIIYDECHRSQFGDAQKNIRKSFKHYYQFGFTGTPIFPENALGVETTAGIFGAQLHSYVITDAIRDEKVLKFKVDYNDIRPKFKSAESETDEKKIKAIEKKMLLHPERISEITEYILKVYNTKTHRNEQYDLKHRRLIGFNAMFAVQSVEAAKLYYEEFKKQQRDISEEKRLKIATIYSFTANEEQNAIGDIPDENFEPGAMDSSSKEFLDKVISDYNGYFKTNYSTNGKEFQNYYKDLSQKVKDKEIDLLIVVGMFLTGFDAPTLNTLFVDKNLRYHGLIQAFSRTNRILNKVKTFGNIVCFRNLEKATEDAIKTFGDENSVNVILEKSYDEYINGFTDEETGKSMKGYVDLCNEIVDKFPNPVEIELDSEKKEFAELFGELLKSENILRNFDEFENFEKIISDRQMQDMKSVYVDICEDIRNARKNDENRNGEEEIDFSDIEFQIDLLKTDEINLDYILSLILKKSEEHDDIESLKSEIRRIIRTSLGTRAKEDLVMNFINKTDLSELKNSSDILESFYKYANKEKEIKINELIKNESLKKDSKRFIEKSINKGFVDYAGAELDSILPPTSRRKGAREAKKQTVLQKIRNIVEIFIGI
- a CDS encoding tetratricopeptide repeat protein, which produces MKKIILILVSVLFLVSCSGGIPFSEEEKGALKKAKTEIAEMKKNPTMAEKEKILQKGLEVQEKYLRIGVVYFKSVEKDIPIADYYLARNYSARGGKEKALKWARKGSDRGVKEASAFAGQIYANQRDEMNARKYYIKAMDQGDYSEDTLFRVWVYGERKEINSEVVEAFKRNLNKNIEVKNALAFYYQRHDYFDEAEKLYKELVNEKYPNAERLLGELYMWKKDYDKAEEWLLKESEKLFSHSEDNVKRIEEKRARLLRLLAEVYEMKGDYGKAENSLLKAKELAHKELALTSLAKLYEKQGKYNQALKINKELEELEKIEKQKKLNHKRNKKWRVL